Proteins from a genomic interval of Clostridium sp. M62/1:
- a CDS encoding cobyrinate a,c-diamide synthase, producing the protein MRGILFAAPKSGSGKTLITCGFLEALKRRGLHPAAFKCGPDYIDPMFHQYVLGIPGGNLDSFFLGKEGVRQMFAGRMRETGADFAVIEGVMGYYDGIGAVSSEGSAWDISTITGTPTVLVVDCRGASVSLAALIRGFVSFAEDSGIEGVILNRISPMLYGRLRPVLEKAGVPVYGYLPEMRDCVIESRHLGLMLPGEIEGLRERIGRLAEQMEESLDMEGLIALARRGRRDRKPAGTPSVLRAVSSAVCRVRIGVARDQAFCFYYQENLRLMEELGAELVFFSPLSDRELPEADGYLFGGGYPENFAKELSENRQMLNSVRQAYRRGKQILAECGGFLYLHRLLEGADGKEYELAGLVDASAYRTNRLSRFGYIELEGPDGETIKGHEFHYWETQLEGGDWIARKPLSDRSWRCMVQTDTLLCGFPHLYYPSNEGWLKKWLLQAAERKILR; encoded by the coding sequence ATGAGAGGGATTCTTTTTGCCGCGCCCAAAAGCGGAAGCGGAAAAACTCTGATCACCTGCGGCTTTCTGGAAGCTCTGAAGCGGCGGGGACTTCATCCTGCAGCCTTTAAATGCGGACCCGACTATATTGACCCCATGTTCCATCAGTATGTGCTGGGAATTCCCGGCGGAAACCTGGACAGCTTTTTTCTCGGCAAAGAAGGGGTCAGACAGATGTTTGCCGGAAGAATGAGGGAAACAGGGGCTGATTTTGCCGTGATAGAGGGAGTGATGGGCTACTATGACGGAATCGGTGCGGTCTCGTCAGAGGGCAGCGCCTGGGATATCTCCACCATCACCGGCACCCCCACCGTTCTGGTGGTAGACTGTCGGGGAGCAAGCGTTTCTCTGGCAGCCCTTATCAGGGGCTTTGTCTCATTTGCGGAGGACAGCGGGATAGAGGGAGTGATTTTAAACAGAATCTCTCCTATGCTTTACGGCAGGCTGAGGCCTGTACTTGAGAAGGCAGGTGTTCCTGTTTACGGGTATCTTCCCGAAATGAGGGACTGTGTGATTGAAAGCCGCCATCTGGGCCTGATGCTTCCGGGAGAGATTGAGGGACTCAGGGAACGGATCGGGAGGTTAGCTGAGCAGATGGAGGAGAGCCTCGATATGGAGGGGTTAATTGCCCTGGCCCGGAGGGGGAGAAGAGACAGAAAGCCAGCCGGGACGCCGTCCGTTCTCAGGGCTGTTTCCAGTGCTGTCTGCAGGGTTCGTATCGGAGTGGCAAGAGATCAGGCATTCTGCTTTTACTACCAGGAAAATCTGAGACTCATGGAAGAGCTGGGGGCAGAGCTTGTATTTTTCAGCCCTCTTTCGGATCGGGAGCTTCCCGAGGCCGACGGTTACCTGTTCGGGGGCGGATATCCGGAAAATTTTGCAAAGGAGCTCTCGGAAAACAGGCAGATGTTAAACTCCGTCAGGCAGGCCTACAGGAGAGGAAAACAGATTCTTGCAGAGTGCGGAGGATTTCTTTATCTCCACCGTCTTTTAGAGGGGGCAGACGGAAAGGAGTATGAGCTGGCAGGGCTTGTGGATGCCAGTGCATACCGGACGAATCGGCTTTCACGGTTCGGATACATCGAACTGGAAGGGCCGGATGGAGAGACGATAAAGGGACACGAATTTCATTACTGGGAAACACAGCTGGAGGGCGGCGACTGGATTGCCAGAAAGCCCCTGTCCGACAGGAGCTGGCGCTGTATGGTGCAGACGGACACGCTGCTGTGCGGATTTCCCCACCTGTATTACCCGTCCAATGAAGGATGGCTGAAAAAATGGCTGCTTCAGGCAGCAGAGAGGAAGATTTTGCGGTGA
- a CDS encoding bifunctional adenosylcobinamide kinase/adenosylcobinamide-phosphate guanylyltransferase → MILIVGGSHQGKSRAALRHFNRVNGMESSSVLDGRMMEERGFGGVEELYEALLSADVILHLEKLFEYLMRETENPEDFGSAFLLQMEAREKAEGRDRVLTADEIGCGIVPLDPFERDYREREGRFCQRAAAQAREVYRILCGLEMRLK, encoded by the coding sequence GTGATTTTGATTGTCGGCGGAAGCCATCAGGGAAAAAGCAGGGCGGCCCTCAGACATTTTAACCGGGTAAACGGGATGGAGAGCAGTTCTGTGCTGGATGGAAGGATGATGGAGGAGAGAGGCTTCGGCGGCGTGGAGGAGCTTTATGAGGCCCTCCTCTCTGCCGATGTGATTCTGCATTTGGAAAAGCTGTTTGAGTATCTCATGAGAGAAACTGAAAATCCGGAGGATTTCGGCAGCGCCTTTCTTTTGCAGATGGAAGCGCGGGAGAAGGCAGAGGGAAGGGATAGGGTTCTGACGGCTGATGAAATTGGCTGCGGGATTGTGCCTCTGGACCCGTTTGAGAGGGATTACAGAGAGCGGGAGGGGCGCTTCTGCCAGAGGGCTGCGGCCCAGGCCAGGGAGGTTTACCGGATTCTCTGCGGGCTGGAGATGCGGCTGAAATAA
- the cbiB gene encoding adenosylcobinamide-phosphate synthase CbiB — MTSYAAAALAGFLLDFLFGDPHSMPHPVRALGSLIGWMEGWLRRIFPEGKRGELIGGSILAGGVVLVTGGVSLTLLRAARFLFGPGGEFLCGAVMCYYLLAARSLRDESMKVCDSLRKGDIQEARRNVSMIVGRDTAGLDGEGIAKAAVETVAENTSDGVIAPLFYLFLGGPVLGWMYKAVNTMDSMVGYRNERYLYFGRAAARLDDLANLIPARLSALLMIGASFLLGMDGKGAARIWLRDRRNHKSPNSAQTEAVCAGALGVRLAGPAWYFGRRFEKPFIGDEKRKVEWEDIKRANRLMYGTAVMMAAAGAAAAFWLGR; from the coding sequence ATGACAAGTTACGCTGCGGCCGCTTTGGCTGGTTTTCTGCTGGATTTTCTCTTCGGAGATCCCCATTCGATGCCTCATCCGGTCAGGGCGCTGGGCTCTCTCATCGGATGGATGGAGGGATGGCTTCGCAGAATCTTTCCGGAGGGAAAGAGAGGAGAGCTCATAGGCGGAAGTATTCTTGCCGGAGGGGTTGTCCTGGTGACCGGGGGAGTGAGTCTGACCCTTCTTCGGGCGGCCCGCTTTCTTTTTGGGCCGGGGGGAGAGTTCCTCTGCGGGGCCGTCATGTGCTACTACCTTCTCGCTGCCAGATCCCTGCGTGACGAGAGTATGAAGGTCTGCGATTCTCTGAGGAAGGGAGATATACAGGAGGCCCGGCGGAATGTGTCCATGATCGTCGGGCGTGATACAGCCGGCCTTGACGGGGAGGGAATTGCGAAGGCGGCAGTGGAAACTGTGGCTGAGAATACCTCGGACGGGGTAATCGCGCCTCTGTTCTATCTGTTTCTGGGAGGCCCGGTCCTTGGATGGATGTACAAGGCCGTCAATACCATGGATTCTATGGTGGGATACAGAAATGAGAGGTATCTGTATTTCGGCAGGGCTGCGGCAAGGCTCGACGATCTGGCAAACCTGATCCCGGCGAGACTTTCGGCGCTTCTGATGATTGGCGCCTCCTTTCTTCTCGGGATGGACGGGAAGGGGGCGGCGAGGATCTGGCTCCGTGATCGGAGAAACCACAAAAGCCCCAATTCCGCCCAGACAGAGGCCGTCTGCGCCGGCGCCCTGGGGGTGCGTCTGGCAGGACCTGCCTGGTACTTTGGGAGACGTTTCGAAAAACCCTTTATCGGGGATGAGAAGAGGAAGGTAGAGTGGGAGGATATCAAAAGGGCAAACAGGCTGATGTATGGAACTGCAGTTATGATGGCAGCAGCAGGGGCTGCGGCCGCATTCTGGCTTGGGAGATAG
- a CDS encoding bifunctional adenosylcobinamide kinase/adenosylcobinamide-phosphate guanylyltransferase, which yields MLAVVTGGSGSGKSEYAEGLALQAEPGRKLYLATMMVWDEEGRERVRRHRRMREGKQFRTEEVFSDLEQFELPDGWEKGEATILLECMSNLVCNEFYRQEEGAFVRITRGLEHLLDLSRNLIVVTNEICSDGRFYGEETERYRRLLGEVNCFLAGQAQTVTEVVYGLPILWKQENGGRKGQSEGQRTGQKGGAPE from the coding sequence GTGCTTGCAGTTGTAACGGGAGGAAGCGGAAGCGGAAAGTCGGAATATGCGGAAGGGCTGGCCCTTCAGGCGGAGCCGGGGAGAAAGCTGTACCTGGCCACTATGATGGTCTGGGATGAGGAGGGAAGAGAGAGAGTCAGACGCCACCGCCGGATGCGGGAGGGAAAGCAGTTCAGAACGGAAGAGGTATTCTCGGATCTGGAACAGTTTGAGCTTCCTGACGGATGGGAGAAGGGGGAGGCGACGATTCTTTTAGAGTGCATGTCCAACCTGGTCTGCAACGAGTTTTACAGGCAGGAGGAGGGGGCTTTTGTGAGGATCACAAGAGGGCTCGAACATCTGCTGGATCTTTCCCGGAATCTCATTGTGGTGACAAATGAAATCTGCTCGGACGGGCGTTTTTACGGAGAGGAGACGGAGCGGTACAGGCGGCTTCTGGGAGAGGTGAACTGCTTTCTGGCCGGGCAGGCGCAGACAGTGACAGAGGTGGTGTACGGACTCCCCATTCTGTGGAAGCAGGAAAATGGCGGCAGGAAAGGGCAGAGCGAAGGACAGAGGACAGGGCAGAAGGGAGGTGCGCCGGAATGA
- the cbiT gene encoding precorrin-6Y C5,15-methyltransferase (decarboxylating) subunit CbiT, whose product MRDEWFIRGEVPMTKSEVRAVSLSKLELDSHSVLLDIGAGTGSVSVEAALVWGVKRVFAFEKKAEAARLFEENRKKAGTEKIVLKEGEALSLLRDPAVRRELEAGQEGRATHAFIGGSSGNMKEIVEELLSLNPCMRVVINVIALETLASVISMLDELSIDGEIVSVQVSRARKAGGYHLMQGQNPVYVISFGGEEKEA is encoded by the coding sequence ATGAGAGATGAATGGTTTATCAGAGGAGAGGTTCCCATGACAAAAAGCGAGGTAAGAGCCGTTTCCCTCTCGAAGCTGGAGCTTGACTCCCATTCCGTTCTTCTGGACATCGGGGCAGGGACAGGGTCTGTTTCTGTGGAGGCCGCCCTTGTCTGGGGCGTAAAGCGTGTCTTTGCCTTTGAGAAAAAAGCGGAGGCTGCCAGGCTGTTTGAGGAAAACAGAAAAAAGGCGGGAACTGAGAAAATTGTGCTGAAAGAAGGGGAAGCTCTCTCCCTCTTAAGAGATCCGGCCGTCCGCAGGGAGCTGGAAGCAGGACAGGAGGGAAGAGCAACTCACGCTTTTATCGGGGGAAGCTCCGGGAATATGAAGGAGATCGTAGAGGAACTGCTGTCGCTGAACCCCTGCATGCGGGTGGTGATTAATGTCATTGCGCTGGAGACTCTGGCCTCTGTCATTTCCATGCTGGATGAGCTTTCCATCGATGGGGAGATCGTTTCCGTGCAGGTTTCCAGAGCCAGAAAGGCGGGAGGCTACCACCTGATGCAGGGGCAGAATCCTGTTTATGTGATCAGCTTTGGAGGGGAGGAGAAGGAAGCATGA
- a CDS encoding adenosylcobinamide-GDP ribazoletransferase, whose amino-acid sequence MKNERGRRPAGGLKDLLGSFIIAWSMYSRVPMPQIQWTKERMRYTMCFFPLIGVLIGGLIGAFFYLSEGLGAGTLWTALTGTALPLFMTGGIHMDGFLDTTDARRSFLPKEKKLEILKDPRAGAFAVIGCGTYLLFYAALFSELDQRSVLLFSGAFLTERALSGMSVVSFPMAKKDGLAASFSQVALKRTVRLLMALYLMAGAAYFLAMGKVLFGSILPGWLCILAAGAVFAWYYRMACREFGGITGDLAGYFLQVCELFLLAVCVLCGWLYPA is encoded by the coding sequence ATGAAAAATGAGAGGGGCAGAAGGCCGGCAGGAGGGCTTAAAGACCTGCTGGGAAGTTTCATAATTGCCTGGTCCATGTATTCGAGGGTTCCCATGCCTCAGATTCAGTGGACAAAGGAGCGGATGCGGTATACCATGTGCTTTTTTCCCCTGATCGGCGTTCTGATCGGAGGCTTAATCGGGGCGTTTTTTTATCTGTCAGAGGGGCTGGGAGCGGGAACCTTGTGGACAGCCCTGACCGGTACGGCGCTGCCGCTTTTTATGACAGGGGGAATCCATATGGATGGATTTCTGGATACGACGGATGCCAGAAGATCCTTTCTGCCGAAGGAAAAAAAGCTGGAAATTTTAAAGGATCCCAGGGCAGGAGCCTTCGCCGTTATCGGCTGCGGCACCTACCTGCTCTTTTACGCGGCCCTGTTTTCAGAGCTGGATCAGAGAAGCGTTCTCTTATTTTCCGGTGCATTTCTGACGGAGCGGGCGCTGAGCGGAATGTCAGTTGTGTCCTTTCCCATGGCGAAGAAGGACGGGCTGGCGGCCTCCTTTTCCCAGGTGGCTCTGAAACGGACGGTCAGGCTGCTGATGGCACTTTACCTGATGGCGGGGGCCGCCTATTTTCTCGCCATGGGAAAAGTGCTCTTTGGAAGCATTCTGCCGGGCTGGCTGTGTATTCTGGCAGCAGGGGCCGTGTTCGCCTGGTATTACAGGATGGCCTGCAGGGAATTTGGCGGAATCACCGGGGATCTGGCGGGATATTTCCTGCAGGTCTGCGAGCTTTTTCTGCTGGCCGTGTGCGTCCTGTGCGGGTGGCTTTATCCTGCGTAG
- the cobT gene encoding nicotinate-nucleotide--dimethylbenzimidazole phosphoribosyltransferase, producing the protein MAASGSREEDFAVTEEQEKLEERELTNWLLGRLAKISEPDREAGLKAQKRFDSVAKPLRSLGVLEDDIVRIAEITGTPQVDFGKRALIIMCADNGIVEEGISQTGKEVTAVVTANFTRGESCACLMAQQAGADVFPVDIGVEMDLGPLGECFPLLDRKIRRGTRNFLKEPALTRREVLLALKTGIELTEELKKRGYGLIATGEMGIGNTTTSSAAVAAALEVDPFLVTGRGAGLDSNGLLKKISVIRRGIMLRRPDPKDGIDILSKVGGLDLAGLAGVFLGGALCRVPVLIDGFISGAAALMAQRICSLSSGYMLASHVSSEPAGELILRELGCRPAIAAGMCLGEGTGAVAVMPLLDMALRIYREMSTFHEIEIEEYRPLS; encoded by the coding sequence ATGGCTGCTTCAGGCAGCAGAGAGGAAGATTTTGCGGTGACAGAGGAACAGGAGAAGCTGGAAGAGAGAGAACTGACGAATTGGCTTCTGGGCCGGCTTGCAAAAATCAGTGAGCCGGACAGGGAGGCAGGGCTTAAGGCCCAAAAACGCTTTGACAGCGTGGCAAAGCCCCTGAGAAGCCTGGGAGTCCTGGAGGATGACATTGTCCGCATAGCGGAGATTACGGGGACGCCGCAGGTGGACTTTGGGAAAAGGGCGTTAATCATCATGTGCGCAGACAACGGGATTGTGGAGGAAGGAATCAGCCAGACCGGAAAAGAGGTGACAGCTGTGGTGACCGCCAACTTCACCAGAGGGGAGAGCTGTGCCTGTCTGATGGCACAGCAGGCAGGAGCAGATGTGTTTCCGGTGGACATCGGCGTGGAGATGGATTTGGGCCCTCTGGGAGAATGTTTCCCCCTCCTTGACAGAAAAATCAGGAGAGGGACCAGGAATTTCCTGAAGGAGCCGGCTCTGACCAGGCGCGAGGTGCTCCTGGCCCTCAAAACGGGAATTGAGCTTACAGAGGAGCTGAAAAAAAGAGGCTACGGGCTGATTGCCACCGGAGAGATGGGAATCGGGAATACAACTACCAGCAGTGCGGCAGTGGCTGCTGCCCTGGAAGTGGATCCCTTCCTGGTAACGGGGAGAGGGGCAGGGCTTGACAGCAACGGCCTTCTGAAAAAGATATCTGTAATCCGAAGAGGAATTATGCTCCGCCGCCCTGACCCAAAGGACGGGATTGATATTCTTTCAAAGGTGGGAGGCCTTGATCTGGCAGGACTTGCCGGCGTTTTCCTGGGCGGCGCTCTGTGCCGCGTGCCGGTGCTGATTGACGGCTTTATTTCCGGAGCGGCCGCCCTGATGGCCCAGAGGATCTGCAGCTTATCTTCCGGCTATATGCTGGCCTCCCATGTCTCCTCGGAGCCGGCCGGTGAGCTGATTTTGAGGGAGCTTGGCTGCCGCCCGGCTATCGCTGCCGGCATGTGCCTGGGAGAAGGGACGGGAGCGGTAGCAGTGATGCCCCTTCTCGACATGGCTCTTCGCATTTACCGGGAAATGAGTACCTTCCATGAGATTGAAATTGAGGAGTATAGGCCCCTCTCCTAG